One region of Dokdonia sp. 4H-3-7-5 genomic DNA includes:
- a CDS encoding enoyl-ACP reductase, giving the protein MSYNLLKGKRGIIFGALDPNSIAWKTAERVHEEGGTFVLTNAPIAMRMGQINDLAEKTGSEIIPADATSLEDLENLVTKAQEILGGKLDFVLHSIGMSINVRKGRAYTDQKYDWTQKGTDVSAMSFHKVMQTLYKQDAMNEWGSIVALTYMAAQRVFPDYNDMADNKAYLESIARSFGYFYGKEKNVRVNTISQSPTPTTAGQGVKGFDGFIAYAEKMSPLGNATAQDCADYTITLFSDLTKRVTMQNLYNDGGFSNTGVSNEVMESFMKAEGHE; this is encoded by the coding sequence ATGAGTTATAATTTACTTAAAGGAAAGCGCGGAATTATTTTTGGAGCATTGGATCCTAATTCAATTGCTTGGAAAACCGCAGAGCGTGTGCACGAAGAAGGAGGAACTTTTGTTCTTACAAATGCACCTATCGCTATGCGTATGGGACAGATTAATGACCTTGCCGAAAAGACAGGTTCAGAAATCATACCTGCAGACGCAACATCTTTAGAAGATCTTGAAAACCTTGTAACTAAGGCACAAGAAATTCTAGGTGGTAAATTAGACTTCGTTTTACACTCTATTGGAATGTCTATAAACGTACGTAAAGGTCGTGCTTACACAGATCAAAAGTATGACTGGACACAGAAGGGAACAGATGTTTCTGCAATGTCTTTCCACAAAGTGATGCAAACGCTTTATAAGCAAGACGCAATGAACGAGTGGGGAAGCATTGTTGCTCTTACTTATATGGCAGCACAGCGTGTTTTTCCAGATTATAACGACATGGCAGATAATAAGGCATACTTAGAGTCTATCGCACGTAGCTTTGGTTACTTCTACGGAAAAGAAAAGAACGTACGTGTAAATACAATCTCTCAATCTCCTACACCTACTACGGCTGGACAAGGAGTAAAAGGATTTGATGGATTTATAGCTTATGCAGAAAAAATGAGCCCGTTAGGTAATGCTACTGCTCAAGATTGTGCAGATTATACCATTACATTATTTTCAGACCTTACAAAGCGTGTAACTATGCAAAACCTTTATAATGATGGAGGTTTTAGTAATACGGGTGTAAGTAATGAGGTGATGGAATCGTTCATGAAAGCAGAAGGACACGAATAG
- a CDS encoding glycosyltransferase yields MQLSYSFIVPVFNRPDEIAELLASFEAQESTIPYEIVIIEDGSTISCENELAAYPNLNITYLPKPNSGPGSSRNYGMQRASGNYFIILDSDCILPPSYVSVMNERLQNNYVDCYGGPDAAHPDFSNLQKAISYSMTSLFTTGGIRGGGEDTGKFQPRSFNMGLSKKAFEASGGFGNIHPGEDPDLVLRLWELGFKTALIPQAFVYHKRRISWKKFYIQVNKFGLVRPILNKWHPTTAKITYWFPTLFMLGLFVSLGLLFAGYYVAILFYALYLVIILIHASIVNKSIAIGLLSVIATFIQFYGYGKGFLASVIHIKWLDKEPLKRYPHLFFSTLEQ; encoded by the coding sequence ATGCAATTATCATATTCTTTTATTGTACCCGTTTTTAATCGTCCAGATGAAATTGCCGAACTACTAGCAAGTTTTGAGGCGCAAGAATCTACGATTCCTTATGAGATAGTAATTATTGAAGATGGATCTACAATCTCTTGTGAGAATGAACTTGCAGCATACCCTAATCTCAATATCACCTATTTACCAAAACCGAATTCTGGACCAGGCAGTTCACGCAACTATGGGATGCAAAGAGCAAGCGGTAATTACTTTATAATTCTAGATTCTGATTGCATATTGCCACCATCATATGTGAGCGTCATGAATGAGCGATTACAAAACAATTATGTAGACTGTTATGGAGGCCCAGACGCAGCGCATCCGGATTTTTCTAATTTACAAAAGGCAATAAGTTATAGCATGACCTCTCTGTTTACCACTGGCGGAATAAGAGGTGGAGGAGAAGATACAGGCAAATTCCAGCCTAGAAGTTTTAATATGGGTCTTTCTAAAAAAGCATTTGAAGCAAGTGGAGGTTTTGGAAATATTCACCCAGGTGAAGATCCAGATTTGGTGTTGAGATTATGGGAGCTTGGTTTCAAAACAGCGCTTATTCCTCAGGCATTTGTATATCATAAGCGTCGTATTTCTTGGAAGAAGTTTTATATACAAGTGAATAAATTTGGACTTGTGAGACCTATCTTAAATAAGTGGCATCCTACGACAGCCAAAATAACGTACTGGTTTCCTACACTTTTTATGCTAGGTCTCTTTGTGAGCTTAGGGTTGCTCTTTGCGGGTTATTATGTTGCAATATTATTTTATGCTCTTTATTTAGTAATTATTTTAATACATGCTTCTATTGTTAATAAAAGTATAGCTATCGGATTGCTTAGTGTAATAGCCACATTTATACAGTTTTATGGCTATGGTAAAGGCTTTCTAGCCTCTGTGATACATATTAAATGGTTGGACAAAGAGCCTCTTAAGCGATATCCACACCTTTTTTTTAGTACATTAGAGCAGTAA
- a CDS encoding DUF4835 family protein has translation MRIFTLLIVLLFSLNSIAQELNAVVVINAEQTNKADLQVFKTLERSLTEFVNNTKWTDRRFKQQERIDCSFNIIITQQDGNNFRATVQVGASRPVYGSNYDTATFNFNDKQFDFEYTEFQPLIYNPNTFDSNLVSVMAFYAYTIIGMDANTFKLNDGDKYFQEAKQIVTTAQPNSQTGWNPQDGAQSRYRLNEDLLSPNFREFAGIMYSYHRTGLDLMVDDKKRSKQTISTTLSEFQSLYKKRPNNFLTRVFFDTKAEEIASIFSSGPSVNITSLVEVLNQVAPTKSNFWRQIKF, from the coding sequence ATGAGAATCTTTACTTTATTAATAGTCTTATTGTTTTCTTTAAATTCTATAGCACAGGAACTTAATGCTGTCGTTGTTATTAATGCAGAGCAGACTAACAAAGCAGATCTTCAAGTTTTTAAAACACTTGAGCGATCACTTACAGAGTTCGTTAATAATACAAAGTGGACAGATCGTAGATTCAAACAGCAAGAGCGTATCGATTGCTCTTTTAATATTATCATCACCCAGCAAGATGGAAATAATTTTAGAGCTACCGTGCAAGTAGGTGCATCGAGACCTGTGTATGGATCTAATTATGATACAGCTACTTTTAATTTTAATGATAAGCAGTTTGATTTTGAGTACACAGAGTTTCAACCTCTTATTTATAATCCTAATACGTTTGACTCTAACTTAGTTTCTGTAATGGCTTTCTATGCTTATACCATCATAGGTATGGATGCAAATACCTTTAAGCTTAATGATGGGGACAAGTATTTTCAAGAAGCAAAGCAAATTGTAACTACGGCTCAACCTAATAGCCAGACTGGGTGGAATCCTCAAGATGGTGCGCAATCTAGATATCGATTAAACGAAGATTTATTGTCTCCTAACTTTAGGGAGTTTGCTGGCATTATGTACAGCTATCACCGTACAGGTTTAGATCTTATGGTTGATGATAAAAAACGTAGTAAGCAAACCATATCTACTACCTTATCTGAGTTTCAATCTTTATATAAGAAGAGGCCCAATAATTTTTTAACTCGAGTATTCTTTGATACTAAGGCAGAGGAAATTGCATCTATATTTTCTTCAGGACCTTCGGTTAACATCACATCACTTGTAGAAGTACTTAATCAAGTAGCGCCAACTAAATCTAATTTCTGGAGGCAGATTAAATTTTAG
- a CDS encoding ion transporter, giving the protein MTKEGTSFWRRKLHDIIYEADTPAGKLFDVVLLILILASIALVMLESVKSIDAKYHDVFEVGEWIITIFFTLEYFARIITIKKPTKYIFSFYGLIDFFSTIPQYLAFFFIGSNALLTVRALRLLRVFRILKITRYVGESNKLSKALKDSRAKISIFLFAVLILCIIAGTIMYMIEGEQSGFSSIPVSVYWCIVTLTTVGFGDIAPVTPLGQLIAAIIMILGYGIIAVPTGIVSAEYAKDMSSEKITIDGEDYVHMNTQACVNCNAKKHRDDAEFCHKCGHTLNVSHE; this is encoded by the coding sequence TTGACAAAAGAGGGCACATCATTTTGGCGCAGAAAACTGCACGATATTATTTACGAGGCAGACACGCCTGCGGGAAAACTTTTTGATGTAGTATTACTCATACTTATACTTGCCAGCATCGCACTAGTAATGCTCGAAAGTGTAAAAAGCATAGATGCAAAATATCACGATGTTTTTGAAGTAGGAGAATGGATCATCACCATCTTCTTTACACTAGAGTACTTTGCGAGAATTATAACGATAAAAAAGCCTACAAAATATATTTTCAGCTTTTATGGTCTCATCGACTTCTTCTCAACAATACCGCAGTACTTAGCTTTTTTCTTCATTGGCTCAAATGCTTTACTTACCGTAAGAGCGCTTCGCTTATTACGAGTATTCAGAATTTTAAAAATCACGAGATACGTAGGCGAGTCTAATAAGCTCTCCAAAGCTCTTAAAGATAGTAGAGCAAAGATTAGTATATTTTTATTTGCAGTACTTATTCTCTGTATTATCGCTGGCACAATCATGTATATGATAGAAGGTGAGCAAAGTGGCTTCTCCAGCATCCCTGTAAGTGTTTACTGGTGTATTGTAACGCTTACTACGGTAGGCTTTGGAGATATCGCACCTGTTACTCCACTTGGACAACTTATAGCGGCTATTATTATGATATTAGGATATGGAATCATTGCAGTACCTACAGGTATTGTGAGTGCCGAATATGCAAAAGACATGAGCTCAGAAAAAATCACGATAGATGGTGAAGACTATGTGCATATGAACACGCAAGCCTGCGTAAACTGTAATGCAAAGAAACATCGTGATGATGCCGAATTTTGTCATAAATGCGGACACACGCTTAACGTCTCACATGAGTAA
- the recN gene encoding DNA repair protein RecN, with amino-acid sequence MLTSLSIKNYALIQSVQLRFDKGFTVITGETGAGKSILLGALGLITGKRADMSSAGDATQKCIVEGVFHIDGYQLHPFFKDHDLDYENATIVRREILPSGKSRAFINDTPVTLAQLTILGARLVDIHSQNKTLQVVENDFQFEMIDTFSDNLKLLGKYKESFKAWKLLQSELKELLERKKQAQLEYDYQSFLFTELDEASLKEGEYESLEEELNTLSNADEIMQQLAIAVQNISLDENGAIDQLTAARAALSRLNSYGTQYTAIYEQLNSALLELEDIGASLSEMSDAVDADPLALERLNNRMQLLHSLLKKHQVATVEELIAIRNNLDNGLQDIAGVDDKIQALEDKIKTQHNKASTLAAKLHKERTTAAPHLKSLVEKLLIELGMPNAQFQVSLAMQEDLHASGNDVLEFLFSANKGSELKPLGKGASGGELSRVMLALKSVLSKHKQLPTLIFDEIDTGVSGDIAVKMGGILKKMGRTMQLISITHLPQIAGQGASHFKVYKKDTEERTQTFIEQLDEDARIVEIAAMLGGNQQSQAAIDHAKNLLN; translated from the coding sequence TTGCTTACATCATTATCTATAAAAAATTATGCACTCATCCAGTCTGTTCAACTGAGATTTGATAAAGGTTTTACAGTTATTACTGGTGAGACAGGTGCAGGTAAGTCTATCCTTTTAGGAGCGCTTGGTCTTATTACTGGTAAACGGGCAGATATGTCAAGTGCTGGAGATGCAACACAGAAGTGCATTGTAGAAGGTGTTTTCCATATAGATGGATATCAACTTCATCCTTTTTTTAAAGACCATGATCTTGATTACGAAAATGCGACAATCGTAAGAAGGGAGATTCTGCCTTCTGGAAAAAGTAGGGCATTTATAAATGACACTCCTGTAACACTAGCACAGCTTACTATTTTAGGAGCGAGACTAGTAGACATACATAGCCAGAATAAAACTTTACAGGTAGTAGAAAATGATTTTCAATTTGAGATGATTGATACATTTTCAGACAATCTCAAATTACTTGGGAAATACAAAGAGTCTTTTAAAGCTTGGAAGCTTTTGCAGAGCGAACTAAAAGAATTACTAGAAAGAAAAAAACAAGCGCAGCTTGAATATGATTATCAGTCTTTTCTTTTTACGGAGCTAGATGAGGCTTCTTTAAAAGAAGGTGAGTATGAGTCTTTAGAAGAAGAGCTTAATACGTTGAGTAATGCAGATGAGATTATGCAACAGCTTGCTATAGCTGTTCAAAATATTTCTCTAGATGAAAACGGTGCTATAGATCAGCTCACAGCGGCTAGAGCTGCGTTATCAAGATTAAATAGCTACGGTACTCAGTATACGGCAATTTATGAGCAGCTTAATAGTGCGCTTTTAGAACTAGAAGATATAGGAGCATCATTGAGTGAGATGTCTGACGCGGTAGATGCAGATCCTCTTGCACTTGAGCGACTTAATAACAGAATGCAATTACTGCATTCTTTACTCAAAAAGCATCAAGTAGCGACAGTAGAAGAACTAATAGCTATTAGAAATAATCTTGATAATGGTTTACAAGATATTGCAGGAGTTGATGATAAGATTCAAGCACTAGAAGATAAAATTAAAACGCAACATAACAAAGCAAGTACACTAGCAGCAAAGCTGCATAAAGAGCGCACAACGGCAGCGCCGCATTTAAAGTCGCTGGTTGAGAAATTACTGATAGAGTTAGGAATGCCTAATGCACAATTTCAAGTGTCTCTAGCTATGCAAGAAGATCTTCATGCTTCAGGTAATGATGTGTTGGAGTTTTTATTCTCGGCAAATAAAGGGAGTGAGCTCAAACCATTAGGAAAAGGTGCTTCTGGAGGAGAACTTTCAAGAGTTATGCTCGCACTCAAGTCGGTACTAAGTAAGCACAAGCAATTGCCTACGCTTATTTTTGATGAAATAGATACTGGAGTAAGTGGAGATATTGCAGTAAAAATGGGTGGTATCCTTAAAAAAATGGGTCGTACTATGCAGCTTATAAGCATCACACACTTACCGCAAATAGCAGGTCAAGGCGCTTCTCATTTTAAAGTGTACAAGAAAGATACAGAGGAGCGTACACAAACCTTTATCGAGCAGCTAGATGAAGATGCTCGTATTGTTGAGATAGCGGCAATGTTAGGTGGTAACCAGCAAAGTCAAGCAGCAATAGACCACGCAAAAAATCTACTTAATTAG
- a CDS encoding CdaR family protein, whose product MFKGIKINSVTAREFLFFLLLTTIVAALIKLSKTYSTQYEVTLSITEVPIDRTVQVIVPEIIKIQAEGSGFTLFTSALDSPEIAISYEQLQRVSNREFTFNTNENQEIIKNAIDRELSILAMTPSQITVTIDSVASKKVPVISKASLIYKTGYGGRNKMIINPDSVTVVGPSSLLANIEAIPTEQKEITNINTDLSDNVLLSLDKLPEELRVSHKSIMLHQEIAKFTEGKITVPITVLNDPKKRVKILPKTAEIIYLVELENFESITPSDFLVTCDYATANNSDAYLTLTIAREPKGVKSVRLINKQVKFIIVN is encoded by the coding sequence ATGTTTAAGGGAATTAAGATTAATAGTGTGACTGCGCGAGAATTCTTATTCTTTTTGTTGCTTACCACTATCGTCGCTGCCCTAATAAAACTTTCAAAAACATATAGTACACAATACGAAGTGACCTTAAGTATTACAGAAGTTCCTATAGATAGAACTGTGCAGGTCATTGTGCCCGAGATTATTAAGATACAAGCAGAAGGATCTGGATTTACTTTGTTTACTAGTGCATTAGATTCACCAGAGATTGCTATTAGTTACGAGCAGTTACAACGTGTGTCGAATAGAGAATTTACATTCAATACTAACGAAAATCAGGAGATAATTAAAAATGCTATTGATAGGGAGCTTTCTATTCTAGCGATGACACCTTCTCAAATTACCGTAACAATTGATTCAGTTGCTTCAAAAAAGGTTCCTGTGATATCTAAAGCAAGCTTGATTTACAAAACCGGATATGGTGGTCGTAATAAAATGATTATAAATCCAGATAGTGTTACCGTTGTAGGACCTAGTTCATTATTGGCAAACATAGAAGCGATACCTACAGAACAAAAGGAAATTACAAATATTAACACAGACCTTTCGGACAATGTGTTGTTGTCACTTGATAAATTACCGGAGGAGCTTAGGGTTTCACATAAATCTATAATGCTGCATCAAGAGATTGCCAAGTTTACGGAGGGTAAAATTACTGTACCTATAACAGTATTAAATGATCCAAAAAAGCGCGTAAAAATACTACCTAAAACCGCTGAAATTATTTATCTGGTTGAACTTGAAAATTTTGAAAGTATAACACCATCAGATTTTCTAGTTACTTGCGATTATGCCACAGCAAATAATTCCGATGCATATTTAACGCTTACAATCGCTAGAGAACCTAAAGGAGTTAAGTCTGTGCGACTTATTAATAAGCAAGTTAAATTTATTATTGTAAACTAA
- the coaE gene encoding dephospho-CoA kinase (Dephospho-CoA kinase (CoaE) performs the final step in coenzyme A biosynthesis.) has protein sequence MIIVGLTGGIGSGKTTVGSFFNELGVPIYIADVEAKKLMNTDEVLIKQISFLLGDQSYKDGKLNRAYIANEVFSSPKLLKRLNSIVHPAVKTHFSKWVSEQNSPYVIKEVAILFENGGHLDCDYTILVTAPKSDRIKRVMKRDRASEKDVIKRMNSQWTDNRKTAMADVLINNEFLESSKMSVSRIHTHIMSRIGKGWK, from the coding sequence ATGATTATTGTAGGTCTCACAGGAGGAATAGGAAGTGGTAAAACAACGGTAGGCTCGTTTTTTAATGAACTAGGTGTTCCCATTTATATTGCAGATGTGGAGGCTAAGAAACTCATGAATACAGATGAGGTCTTAATAAAGCAAATTTCTTTTTTGCTTGGTGATCAATCTTATAAAGATGGTAAGCTGAATAGAGCTTATATCGCAAATGAAGTTTTTAGTAGTCCTAAGTTATTAAAAAGGCTAAATAGCATTGTGCATCCAGCGGTAAAAACTCATTTTTCAAAATGGGTTTCTGAGCAAAACTCTCCTTACGTTATTAAAGAAGTAGCTATACTTTTTGAAAACGGTGGTCATCTTGATTGTGATTATACTATTCTAGTTACTGCTCCAAAAAGCGATCGAATTAAGCGTGTAATGAAAAGGGATCGAGCTTCAGAAAAAGACGTAATTAAACGCATGAATTCGCAATGGACAGATAATCGTAAGACCGCTATGGCAGATGTACTCATAAATAATGAATTCTTGGAGTCATCAAAAATGTCTGTAAGTCGCATTCACACTCACATCATGTCACGTATAGGTAAGGGGTGGAAGTAG
- a CDS encoding response regulator transcription factor: protein METENKKILLVEDDPNFGTVLKDYLMMNDYNVTHAKNGMEGFEKFKKDDYDLCILDVMMPYKDGFTLAKEIREKNEDIPIIFLTAKALKEDVLKGYKVGADDYLNKPFDSEVLLMKIKAIIQRKSVDSVADSKQFEFNVGNFHLNSKLRFLTYKEEEPIKLSPKENELLRMLALHENDLMPRELALTKIWRDDNYFTSRSMDVYIAKLRKYLKKDDLVEILNIHGEGFRLVVKKDD, encoded by the coding sequence ATGGAAACTGAAAACAAAAAGATTTTACTAGTAGAGGATGATCCGAATTTTGGAACTGTTCTTAAAGATTACCTTATGATGAATGACTACAATGTCACTCATGCAAAAAATGGTATGGAAGGATTTGAGAAATTTAAAAAAGACGATTATGATCTTTGTATTCTTGATGTAATGATGCCATATAAAGATGGTTTTACACTAGCCAAAGAAATTAGAGAGAAGAATGAAGATATTCCTATCATCTTTTTAACTGCTAAGGCTCTTAAAGAAGATGTACTTAAAGGTTATAAAGTAGGAGCAGACGACTATCTGAATAAGCCATTTGATAGTGAAGTATTACTTATGAAAATAAAGGCAATCATACAGCGTAAGTCTGTTGATTCTGTTGCAGATTCTAAGCAGTTCGAATTTAATGTTGGTAACTTCCACTTAAATTCAAAACTACGTTTCTTAACGTATAAAGAAGAGGAGCCTATAAAATTATCTCCTAAAGAAAATGAGTTATTACGTATGCTTGCACTTCATGAAAATGACTTGATGCCACGTGAACTAGCTCTTACAAAAATCTGGAGAGATGATAATTACTTTACATCTAGAAGTATGGATGTATATATTGCAAAACTACGTAAGTACCTTAAAAAGGATGACCTTGTAGAGATTTTAAACATTCACGGAGAAGGATTCCGTCTGGTTGTAAAGAAAGATGACTAA
- a CDS encoding sensor histidine kinase: MSLSLIGIIFVQGYWITSSVETKREQFSFNARQALSAVVDKIENRELEDYYYPVQNMVDSIGVPDDLTFDEYFYLNEDLVNNELILYTSGILQEDFKITAPGFIGEKGDSISFKRYANRKSTQIIRKNNVEGGEESTSNRIQEFSRLIDYEKFRFSDIVSRIATKIPIHKRLTAEEIERLLTIELSERNLETDFDFGVYSNDLLTKVRSDNFKFRKSAPGYSEPIFLYNQDLSDYSLYVQFPGEKKFVISSILGMAGLSIIFTLIIVIAYSSALHQLNKQRQISQIKTDFINNMTHEFKTPIATINLALDALKNSKISSNPEKVSYYQGLIREENKRMHGQVENVLRISKLEKNELDIQKERLDMHELVEDASNHVLLIVEDRGGYIDLHLDAERTPVLANESHFTNVLVNIMDNAVKYTPEDRAPEVDVYTENTKDSIIIKIQDKGDGMTKAVQKKIFDKFYREHTGDIHNVKGHGLGLAYAKRIVDDHQGEISVESEKGMGSTFIIKIPLISY; the protein is encoded by the coding sequence ATGAGTCTTTCACTCATAGGAATCATCTTTGTTCAAGGCTACTGGATAACAAGTAGTGTTGAGACAAAGCGGGAGCAATTTAGCTTTAATGCTAGACAAGCATTATCTGCTGTTGTCGATAAAATTGAAAACAGAGAGTTAGAAGATTACTACTACCCAGTGCAAAATATGGTAGATAGTATTGGAGTTCCAGATGATCTGACATTTGATGAGTACTTTTATTTAAATGAAGATCTGGTAAATAATGAGCTTATTCTTTATACAAGCGGTATACTTCAAGAAGATTTTAAGATAACCGCACCTGGTTTCATAGGTGAAAAAGGTGATAGTATATCCTTTAAACGTTATGCAAACAGAAAGTCTACTCAAATTATAAGAAAGAATAATGTAGAAGGTGGAGAGGAGTCTACATCTAATAGAATTCAGGAGTTCTCAAGACTTATTGATTATGAGAAATTTAGATTTTCTGACATTGTTAGTAGGATTGCAACTAAAATTCCTATCCACAAGAGACTTACTGCAGAAGAGATAGAAAGACTTTTGACGATAGAGCTTTCAGAAAGAAACCTAGAAACAGATTTTGATTTTGGAGTTTATAGTAATGATCTATTAACTAAAGTAAGGTCTGATAATTTCAAATTTAGAAAATCTGCTCCAGGATATAGCGAGCCAATATTTCTTTATAATCAAGATTTAAGTGACTACTCATTATATGTACAATTTCCCGGAGAAAAGAAATTTGTAATTTCTTCAATTTTAGGAATGGCTGGTCTGTCTATAATATTTACTCTTATTATCGTTATCGCATATTCTAGCGCATTGCATCAACTCAATAAGCAACGTCAAATCTCTCAAATAAAGACAGATTTTATAAATAACATGACACACGAGTTTAAGACGCCTATAGCAACTATTAATCTTGCACTAGATGCTTTAAAAAATTCAAAAATATCTTCTAATCCCGAAAAGGTAAGTTATTATCAAGGACTTATAAGAGAAGAAAATAAAAGAATGCACGGTCAAGTGGAAAACGTTTTACGTATTTCAAAACTTGAAAAGAATGAACTAGATATCCAAAAAGAACGTTTAGATATGCACGAGCTCGTGGAGGATGCTAGTAATCATGTTCTATTAATCGTAGAAGATCGTGGTGGCTATATAGACCTTCATCTGGACGCAGAGCGTACTCCAGTACTCGCAAATGAGTCGCATTTTACTAATGTATTAGTAAATATTATGGATAATGCTGTAAAGTATACTCCAGAAGACAGAGCGCCAGAAGTTGATGTGTATACAGAAAACACAAAAGACTCAATTATTATCAAGATTCAAGATAAAGGTGATGGAATGACCAAAGCCGTGCAGAAAAAAATATTTGACAAATTTTATCGTGAGCACACAGGAGACATACATAATGTAAAAGGCCACGGACTCGGGCTTGCCTACGCAAAAAGAATCGTAGACGACCACCAAGGAGAAATCTCCGTTGAAAGTGAAAAAGGAATGGGAAGTACATTCATAATCAAAATACCACTAATATCATATTAA
- the miaA gene encoding tRNA (adenosine(37)-N6)-dimethylallyltransferase MiaA, with the protein MSKYLIPIVGPTAIGKTALSIKVAQYLKTEILSADSRQFFKEMYIGTAVPEPEELAAAPHHFIQHLSVNQDYSVGHFEKDAIDKITALHKKYDTVVMVGGSGMYVDAVINGLDEFPAVKDGVRAKLKDLHERVGIEALQDLLLDKDPTYYKQVDIHNTQRVIRALEVCLSADEPFSFYRNRPKPKRNFETIKIGLQADRKIMYDRINLRVDLMIENGLVKEVESLLSRKHNNALITVGYRELFEYFEGTVTLERAIENIKTNTRRFAKRQMTWYRRDETINWFDYQTPFEEIASFINKKTHHS; encoded by the coding sequence ATGAGTAAATATCTCATCCCCATCGTAGGACCTACTGCAATAGGTAAAACTGCACTTTCCATTAAAGTAGCACAATATCTCAAGACAGAAATTCTATCTGCAGACTCAAGACAATTTTTTAAAGAGATGTATATAGGTACAGCCGTTCCAGAACCTGAGGAGCTCGCTGCAGCCCCGCATCATTTTATACAACACCTCTCTGTAAATCAAGACTACAGTGTGGGACACTTTGAAAAAGACGCTATCGATAAAATTACCGCACTACATAAAAAATACGACACCGTGGTTATGGTAGGTGGTTCTGGGATGTATGTAGACGCCGTTATTAATGGATTAGATGAGTTTCCCGCAGTAAAAGATGGTGTACGAGCAAAGCTCAAAGATTTGCACGAGAGGGTGGGTATTGAAGCGCTACAAGATCTCTTACTAGACAAAGACCCAACGTATTACAAGCAAGTTGATATACATAACACACAGCGCGTTATAAGAGCTTTAGAAGTATGTCTTTCGGCAGATGAGCCTTTTTCATTTTATAGAAATAGACCTAAACCTAAGCGCAATTTTGAGACCATCAAAATAGGATTACAAGCAGACCGTAAAATTATGTACGACCGTATTAATCTACGTGTAGATCTTATGATTGAAAATGGTCTGGTTAAAGAGGTAGAAAGTTTGCTTTCGCGAAAGCATAACAACGCCCTTATAACTGTAGGCTACAGGGAGCTCTTTGAATATTTTGAAGGCACAGTCACCCTAGAACGAGCTATTGAAAATATAAAGACCAATACGCGACGTTTTGCTAAAAGACAAATGACATGGTATCGCCGTGATGAGACTATCAATTGGTTTGACTACCAGACACCTTTTGAAGAAATAGCATCGTTTATAAATAAAAAAACGCACCACTCATAG